In the genome of Mytilus trossulus isolate FHL-02 unplaced genomic scaffold, PNRI_Mtr1.1.1.hap1 h1tg000244l__unscaffolded, whole genome shotgun sequence, one region contains:
- the LOC134701520 gene encoding uncharacterized protein LOC134701520, whose protein sequence is MDHIADELWLNMAGDPLVPLTFLIPALRDREGFYSGEVIIKTIERRSYSTTRLQHDVLSATEDNEILDNLMSFNEIKGLIIRKFNEAHWISIPIIDSNFTLIDPKVKSMRTLSSSDVCQLVRSHCFHPGAVYIVQKDTCQIGTDENIESTDVEETGEEIIQNEVKRNYGLRKKPPKKRRTSFWYELDHKKNAKRLPANSVEDNSRNTDEDEHTQNDEEDSSKDTPEISEIDVTHVTWLNKDSPDDTEVGNNEEEEIDEGQYNLESVWLSNIDSALNHIFGIMRCDDSNCDEVDHERHHEFLRTPNRVQQREHDTYGFGYHVFSEKLVYDIGLTLSQKLLYYPKLPGKPYTSAIVEQIRGLADCKLKELFTVNTTFASKYIRDVVLKEIMIWLLCRSSKCPYQFANNKCLSTEHRVVRKGLRISI, encoded by the exons ATGGATCATATAGCAGATGAACTGTGGTTGAATATGGCTGGAGATCCTTTAGTTCCTCTAACTTTCCTGATACCGGCACTTCGTGACAGAGAGGGATTTTATAGTGGAGAGGTCATCATCAAAACGATCGAAAGGCGGTCATATTCAACCACAAGACTGCAGCACGATGTCCTTTCTGCCACAGAAGACAATGAAATCCTAGACAATCTCATGTCCTTCAATGAAATTAAAGGATTGATTATCAGAAAATTTAATGAAGCCCATTGGATTTCGATCCCCATTATTGACAGTAACTTTACTCTTATAGACCCGAAAGTGAAATCAATGAGAACACTGTCATCTAGCGATGTATGCCAACTAGTAAGGAGCCATTGTTTTCACCCTGGAGCCGTTTACATTGTGCAg aagGACACTTGTCAAATTGGAACAGACGAAAACATAGAAAGCACTGATGTAGAAGAAACTGGAGAGGAGATAATTCAGAATGAG GTGAAACGAAATTACGGATTAAGGAAGAAACCACCAAAG AAAAGAAGGACGAGTTTTTGGTATGAATTAGACCATAAGAAGAATGCCAAGAGATTGCCAGCTAAT TCTGTGGAAGACAATAGTAGAAATACAGATGAGGATGAACATACGCAAAATGACGAAGAGGACAGTTCAAAAG ATACGCCAGAGATTTCTGAAATAGACGTTACGCATGTGACATGG CTTAATAAAGACAGTCCAGATGACACGGAAGTTGGAAACAATGAAGAAGAAGAAATAGATGAAG GGCAATACAACTTAGAATCAGTTTGGTTATCTAAT ATTGACTCTGCATTAAATCACATATTCGGGATCATGAGATGTGATGATTCAAACTG CGATGAGGTTGACCATGAAAGACACCATGAATTTCTGAGAACACCAAACAGAGTTCAACAAAGGGAGCATGATACCTACGGTTTTGGTTATCATGTCTTCTCGGAAAAG CTGGTCTATGATATTGGTTTAACTCTATCGCAGAAATTATTGTATTATCCGAAACTGCCAGG GAAACCATACACCTCAGCAATAGTAGAGCAGATACGGGGACTTGCAGACTGCAAATTAAAAGAACTGTTTACTGTTAATACTAc ttttgctTCAAAGTACATCAGAGACGTGGTCTTGAAGGAGATAATGATTTGGCTATTGTGCCGAAGCAGCAAATGTCCATACCAATTTGCCAACAATAAATGTTTGTCAACAGAACATCGAGTTGTGAGGAAAGGACTAAGAATTTCGATTTAA